A window of the Myripristis murdjan chromosome 15, fMyrMur1.1, whole genome shotgun sequence genome harbors these coding sequences:
- the LOC115372843 gene encoding lutropin-choriogonadotropic hormone receptor — MAPRAVWLLVALSGILTVRPCWAFTCPAICRCGVDTFHCTRDTQLASRTGHLSRLRLTHLPFKEVARHAFKELSNITIIEISQSVCITAIQRHAFLSLGSLAQILIQNINSLRVIEKGAFTDLPKLEYLSIGNTGLIHFPDFTTISSLAPNFILEMADNMRIDTVPANSFQGITEEYVDMNVVRNSFKEIKSHAFNGTKLNTLVLRDNKYLSKIQKDAFEGAFGPISLDISSTALSSLPPKGLRQVRFLKASSAYALKSLPPLQSLDELLEAELTYPSHCCAFHTWRRKQRENAFKNFTKLCDATDTDIMEPTADGVNGINDINFQYPDLELGCLNSPFIKCTPKPDAFNPCEDLLGYSFLRSLTWIIAVFAVTGNLAVLVILLSSHHKLTISRFLMCNLAFADLCMGLYLMLIAFMDYHSHQEYYNHATDWQTGAGCGISGFLTVFASELSVFTLTVISLERWHTITNAMYLNKRLRMRHVTAMMAVGWGFSLLVALLPLVGVSSYSKVSICLPMDIDTLSSQIYVVAVLFLNVVAFLVVCYCYVCIYLSVHNPDLTTRHGDTKIAKRMAVLIFTDFLCMAPISFFAISAALRAPLITVSHSKILLILFYPINSLCNPFLYTIFTRAFRKDVCLLLSRCGCCHTKTNFYRTHSLAVNTTCANNTVSTSKPHSLSFYAYHIKMQGCFLNKGAT, encoded by the exons ATGGCTCCCCGGGCGGTGTGGCTCCTGGTTGCGCTGTCCGGTATCCTGACGGTGCGCCCCTGCTGGGCTTTTACCTGTCCGGCCATCTGCCGCTGTGGTGTGGACACATTTCACTGCACCAGAGACACTCAGCTGGCCTCCCGGACGGGACACCTATCCAGACT GAGGCTCACTCATCTGCCCTTCAAAGAAGTTGCCAGGCATGCCTTCAAAGAGCTCAGCAACATCACAATCAT TGAAATATCCCAGAGTGTCTGCATCACGGCGATACAAAGACATGCGTTCCTGTCTCTCGGCAGCCTGGCTCAAAT CTTAATTCAGAATATCAACAGTCTGAGGGTTATTGAGAAAGGGGCCTTCACTGACCTGCCCAAGCTTGAATACTT GAGCATCGGTAACACGGGGCTGATACACTTCCCAGACTTCACAACTATTTCCTCCTTGGCGCCAAATTTTATCCT AGAAATGGCAGACAACATGAGGATTGACACCGTTCCTGCCAACTCGTTCCAGGGCATCACAGAGGAATATGTCGACAT GAACGTGGTTAGAAACAGTTTCAAGGAAATAAAATCCCATGCATTCAACGGAACGAAGCTGAACACACT agTTTTGAGAGACAACAAATACCTCAGTAAAATTCAAAAAGATGCATTCGAAGGAGCCTTTGGACCAATTTCTCT AGATATTTCCTCCACAGCTTTGAGTTCCCTGCCCCCTAAAGGGCTGAGGCAGGTAAGGTTTCTCAAAGCGAGCTCTGCCTATGCTCTGAAGAGCCTCCCCCCGCTGCAAAGCCTGGATGAACTGCTGGAAGCCGAGCTCACCTATCCCAGCCACTGCTGCGCCTTCCACACATGGCGCCGGAAACAAAG GGAAAACGCCTTCAAGAACTTCACAAAACTTTGTGATGCCACCGACACAGACATTAT GGAGCCCACTGCAGATGGTGTGAATGGTATTAATGACATCAACTTTCAGTATCCAGACCTGGAATTGGGTTGTCTTAACAGCCCCTTCATCAAGTGCACACCAAAGCCGGATGCTTTTAACCCTTGCGAGGACCTGCTGGGCTATTCCTTCCTGCGCTCGCTTACCTGGATAATCGCCGTTTTCGCTGTGACTGGTAACCTGGCCGTGCTGGTTATCCTGCTCAGTAGTCACCATAAGCTAACTATCTCCCGATTTCTAATGTGCAACCTAGCCTTTGCCGACCTGTGCATGGGGCTCTACTTGATGCTCATCGCCTTCATGGACTACCACTCTCACCAAGAGTACTATAACCACGCCACTGACTGGCAGACGGGCGCAGGGTGTGGCATTTCAGGGTTTTTGACAGTGTTTGCGAGTGAACTATCTGTATTTACACTGACTGTGATTAGCCTTGAACGCTGGCACACCATCACCAATGCTATGTATCTGAACAAGAGGCTACGGATGCGGCATGTGACAGCCATGATGGCGGTCGGCTGGGGGTTTTCTCTGCTGGTGGCCCTGCTCCCTCTTGTGGGGGTCAGCAGTTACAGCAAAGTGAGCATCTGCCTGCCCATGGATATTGACACACTGAGCTCCCAGATTTACGTGGTGGCTGTGCTGTTTCTCAATGTGGTTGCTTTCCTGGTGGTCTGTTACTGTTACGTATGTATTTACTTGAGCGTCCACAACCCAGACCTCACCACACGTCATGGAGACACCAAGATAGCCAAGCGCATGGCTGTACTCATTTTCACTGACTTCCTGTGCATGGCACCCATCTCCTTCTTTGCCATCTCTGCGGCTCTGCGTGCACCCCTCATAACAGTGTCTCACTCCAAGATCCTGCTCATCCTCTTTTATCCTATTAATTCCCTGTGCAATCCTTTCTTGTACACCATCTTCACCCGGGCCTTCCGCAAGGATGTGTGCCTGCTGTTGAGTCGCTGTGGCTGCTGTCACACTAAGACCAACTTCTACAGGACACACAGCCTGGCTGTGAACACCACCTGTGCCAATAACACAGTTTCCACCAGCAAACCTCACTCACTAAGTTTCTACGCCTACCACATTAAGATGCAGGGCTGCTTTCTCAACAAGGGAGCCACTTGA
- the gtf2a1l gene encoding TFIIA-alpha and beta-like factor isoform X1 gives MLSDKGPVAKLYLSIIDDVIDSMRELFLDEGLEDRVLDDLKQLWEAKMMQSKEMEDFRRNNINPCNFVLQLPVNYSQTDEELTASVMIPTGQNVHSFPAKNNPETLATFSLPAGLAYPVQIPAGVTLQTASGQLYKVNVPVVVTQAPAGHQPLTQPTQQVTEWREAPAPPLAVVPPSMIPSQEMEPRSVASVTATHLPPSQQGAPLQQTPALVSEGSQPQQSQPGDPEVTVENSEPSSQPANPSMASCSSSQLLDFHIDTEEALTQAQTLQATEMEEILKEVIKEESDDVVIASDITPPQTDNQSEAVVKLDLDYNYSELSEIVQLDGPADNSDIEKEEEVPLEENDFLGIINAEAIKALQEVDESSDGNSISSSSDSDGADELANVVEEDPLNSGDDVIEQDIPDLFDTDNVIVCQYDKIHRSKNRWKFHLKDGVMCYGGRDYVFSKAIGEAEW, from the exons ATGCTGTCCGATAAAGGCCCAGTG GCTAAACTCTACCTGTCCATAATAGATGATGTGATTGACAGTATGCGGGAGCTTTTCTTAGATGAAGGGCTTGAGGACCGCGTCCTTGACGATTTAAAACAG CTATGGGAGGCAAAAATGATGCAGTCAAAAGAAATGGAAGACTTCAGGAGGAACAACATCAACCCGTGCAACTTTGTGCTGCAGCTTCCAGTGAACTACAGCCAGACTGATGAAGAACTCACTG CCTCAGTCATGATCCCCACAGGTCAAAATGTCCACAGCTTTCCAGCCAAG AATAACCCAGAGACTCTTGCTACTTTCTCACTCCCTGCTGGGTTGGCTTACCCTGTGCAAATACCAGCTGGAGTCACTCTACAAACAGCCTCTG GTCAGCTTTACAAGGTCAATGTTCCAGTGGTGGTCACCCAGGCCCCAGCAGGTCACCAGCCCCTCACCCAACCCACCCAGCAAGTCACTGAATGGAGAGAAGCTCCAGCTCCTCCGTTGGCTGTAGTCCCACCAAGCATGATTCCTTCTCAGGAGATGGAGCCACGCTCTGTTGCCTCTGTCACCGCAACCCATTTGCCCCCGAGTCAGCAGGGTGCACCTCTCCAGCAGACACCAGCTCTTGTTTCTGAGGGCTCACAGCCTCAACAGTCCCAACCTGGGGATCCAGAGGTCACTGTGGAGAACAGTGAGCCCAGTTCACAGCCTGCAAATCCCAGCATGGCCTCCTGTTCTTCAAGTCAGTTGTTAGACTTCCACATCGATACTGAGGAGGCTTTGACACAGGCGCAAACACTGCAGGCCACTGAGATGGAAGAGATCTTGAAGGAAGTGATTAAAGAGGAGAGTGATGATGTTGTAATTGCAAGCGATATAACCCCTCCGCAGACTGACAACCAGTCTGAAGCTGTTGTCAAG CTGGACTTGGACTACAACTACAGTGAACTGTCAGAAATTGTTCAGCTGGATGGTCCTGCAGACAACTCCGACAtcgagaaggaggaggaagttccCCTGGAAGAGAATGACTTTCTGGGTATAATCAATGCAGAAGCCATAAAGGCCCTGCAGGAAGTTGATGAAAGCAGTGATGGCAACAGCATTTCCTCCAGCAGTGACAGTGACGGCGCTGATGAGCTTGCTAATGTAGTGGAAGAG GATCCTTTGAATTCAGGAGACGACGTGATCGAGCAGGACATCCCTGATCTCTTCGACACAGATAATGTGATTGTTTGCCAGTATGACAAA ATTCACCGAAGTAAGAACCGCTGGAAGTTCCATCTGAAGGACGGGGTGATGTGCTACGGAGGCAGGGACTATGTCTTTTCTAAAGCTATTGGAGAGGCAGAGTGGTAA
- the gtf2a1l gene encoding TFIIA-alpha and beta-like factor isoform X2, translating to MRELFLDEGLEDRVLDDLKQLWEAKMMQSKEMEDFRRNNINPCNFVLQLPVNYSQTDEELTASVMIPTGQNVHSFPAKNNPETLATFSLPAGLAYPVQIPAGVTLQTASGQLYKVNVPVVVTQAPAGHQPLTQPTQQVTEWREAPAPPLAVVPPSMIPSQEMEPRSVASVTATHLPPSQQGAPLQQTPALVSEGSQPQQSQPGDPEVTVENSEPSSQPANPSMASCSSSQLLDFHIDTEEALTQAQTLQATEMEEILKEVIKEESDDVVIASDITPPQTDNQSEAVVKLDLDYNYSELSEIVQLDGPADNSDIEKEEEVPLEENDFLGIINAEAIKALQEVDESSDGNSISSSSDSDGADELANVVEEDPLNSGDDVIEQDIPDLFDTDNVIVCQYDKIHRSKNRWKFHLKDGVMCYGGRDYVFSKAIGEAEW from the exons ATGCGGGAGCTTTTCTTAGATGAAGGGCTTGAGGACCGCGTCCTTGACGATTTAAAACAG CTATGGGAGGCAAAAATGATGCAGTCAAAAGAAATGGAAGACTTCAGGAGGAACAACATCAACCCGTGCAACTTTGTGCTGCAGCTTCCAGTGAACTACAGCCAGACTGATGAAGAACTCACTG CCTCAGTCATGATCCCCACAGGTCAAAATGTCCACAGCTTTCCAGCCAAG AATAACCCAGAGACTCTTGCTACTTTCTCACTCCCTGCTGGGTTGGCTTACCCTGTGCAAATACCAGCTGGAGTCACTCTACAAACAGCCTCTG GTCAGCTTTACAAGGTCAATGTTCCAGTGGTGGTCACCCAGGCCCCAGCAGGTCACCAGCCCCTCACCCAACCCACCCAGCAAGTCACTGAATGGAGAGAAGCTCCAGCTCCTCCGTTGGCTGTAGTCCCACCAAGCATGATTCCTTCTCAGGAGATGGAGCCACGCTCTGTTGCCTCTGTCACCGCAACCCATTTGCCCCCGAGTCAGCAGGGTGCACCTCTCCAGCAGACACCAGCTCTTGTTTCTGAGGGCTCACAGCCTCAACAGTCCCAACCTGGGGATCCAGAGGTCACTGTGGAGAACAGTGAGCCCAGTTCACAGCCTGCAAATCCCAGCATGGCCTCCTGTTCTTCAAGTCAGTTGTTAGACTTCCACATCGATACTGAGGAGGCTTTGACACAGGCGCAAACACTGCAGGCCACTGAGATGGAAGAGATCTTGAAGGAAGTGATTAAAGAGGAGAGTGATGATGTTGTAATTGCAAGCGATATAACCCCTCCGCAGACTGACAACCAGTCTGAAGCTGTTGTCAAG CTGGACTTGGACTACAACTACAGTGAACTGTCAGAAATTGTTCAGCTGGATGGTCCTGCAGACAACTCCGACAtcgagaaggaggaggaagttccCCTGGAAGAGAATGACTTTCTGGGTATAATCAATGCAGAAGCCATAAAGGCCCTGCAGGAAGTTGATGAAAGCAGTGATGGCAACAGCATTTCCTCCAGCAGTGACAGTGACGGCGCTGATGAGCTTGCTAATGTAGTGGAAGAG GATCCTTTGAATTCAGGAGACGACGTGATCGAGCAGGACATCCCTGATCTCTTCGACACAGATAATGTGATTGTTTGCCAGTATGACAAA ATTCACCGAAGTAAGAACCGCTGGAAGTTCCATCTGAAGGACGGGGTGATGTGCTACGGAGGCAGGGACTATGTCTTTTCTAAAGCTATTGGAGAGGCAGAGTGGTAA